In Parasteatoda tepidariorum isolate YZ-2023 chromosome 2, CAS_Ptep_4.0, whole genome shotgun sequence, one DNA window encodes the following:
- the LOC107444246 gene encoding tropomyosin isoform X3, protein MIKNVEKDLDFVQEELVQANSKLEEKDKVLQTAESEVAALNRRIQLLEEDLERSEERLKIATAKLEEASQAADESERIRKALENRTNMEDDRISLLETQLGQARLIAEESDKKYEEMARRIAMLEADLERAEERASIGESKIVELEEELRVVGNNMKSLEVSEEKAMQKEEAYDITIRQLSQRLQEAEARAEFAERSVQKLQKEVDRLEDEILAEREKNHQLQEEVESTLKDIQSM, encoded by the exons atgattaagaacGTAGAGAAAGATCTAGATTTTGTCCAAGAAGAACTTGTACAagcaaattcaaaattggaagaaaaagataaagttcttcaaacg GCTGAAAGTGAGGTAGCTGCATTGAATAGGCGAATTCAGTTGCTCGAAGAAGATCTCGAGCGCTCTGAAGAACGTTTAAAAATTGCCACTGCTAAACTAGAAGAAGCTTCACAGGCTGCTGATGAAAGTGAACG CATTCGTAAAGCTTTAGAAAATCGTACAAATATGGAAGATGATCGAATATCTCTTCTTGAAACTCAACTAGGTCAAGCAAGGTTAATTGCAGAGgaatctgataaaaaatatgaagag atGGCTCGTCGAATTGCTATGCTTGAAGCTGATTTGGAAAGAGCTGAAGAGAGGGCATCAATAGGagaaag tAAAATTGTAGAATTAGAGGAGGAATTGCGTGTAGTTGGAAACAATATGAAATCTTTGGAAGTTAGTGAAGAAAAG GCTATGCAAAAAGAAGAAGCCTATGACATAACTATTCGCCAACTCTCTCAAAGGCTTCAAGAG GCGGAAGCAAGAGCAGAATTTGCTGAAAGGTCTGTACAGAAGCTACAAAAAGAAGTTGATAGATTGGAAG aTGAAATCCTTGCTGAGCGAGAGAAGAATCATCAACTTCAAGAAGAAGTGGAAAGCACTCTTAAAGACATTCAATCTATGTGA
- the LOC107444246 gene encoding tropomyosin isoform X2, which yields MTTIQQGTLLEVLKKKMRSMKEELEVAKEAADDAQARLQEEVRRREEAESEVAALNRRIQLLEEDLERSEERLKIATAKLEEASQAADESERIRKALENRTNMEDDRISLLETQLGQARLIAEESDKKYEEMARRIAMLEADLERAEERASIGESKIVELEEELRVVGNNMKSLEVSEEKAMQKEEAYDITIRQLSQRLQEAEARAEFAERSVQKLQKEVDRLEDEILAEREKNHQLQEEVESTLKDIQSI from the exons atgACGACTATTCAGCAAGGTACCCTTTTAGaagttctaaagaaaaaaatgcgtaGCATGAAAGAGGAATTGGAAGTCGCTAAAGAAGCCGCGGACGATGCACAGGCACGCCTTCAAGAGGAAGTCCGTCGCCGAGAAGAG GCTGAAAGTGAGGTAGCTGCATTGAATAGGCGAATTCAGTTGCTCGAAGAAGATCTCGAGCGCTCTGAAGAACGTTTAAAAATTGCCACTGCTAAACTAGAAGAAGCTTCACAGGCTGCTGATGAAAGTGAACG CATTCGTAAAGCTTTAGAAAATCGTACAAATATGGAAGATGATCGAATATCTCTTCTTGAAACTCAACTAGGTCAAGCAAGGTTAATTGCAGAGgaatctgataaaaaatatgaagag atGGCTCGTCGAATTGCTATGCTTGAAGCTGATTTGGAAAGAGCTGAAGAGAGGGCATCAATAGGagaaag tAAAATTGTAGAATTAGAGGAGGAATTGCGTGTAGTTGGAAACAATATGAAATCTTTGGAAGTTAGTGAAGAAAAG GCTATGCAAAAAGAAGAAGCCTATGACATAACTATTCGCCAACTCTCTCAAAGGCTTCAAGAG GCGGAAGCAAGAGCAGAATTTGCTGAAAGGTCTGTACAGAAGCTACAAAAAGAAGTTGATAGATTGGAAG aTGAAATCCTTGCTGAGCGAGAGAAGAATCATCAACTTCAAGAAGAAGTGGAAAGCACTCTTAAAGACATTCAATCTAT